From one Nanoarchaeota archaeon genomic stretch:
- a CDS encoding B12-binding domain-containing radical SAM protein: MKVVLINPPHPYLTDQKRNQPLGIMYLAAVLEKENYDVALVDLCYVEETDWLKKIPEADVYGISATTIDYLRSINIAKKIKEARKCIVVLGGAHATATPNTIDTIFDKIVIGEGELAFLDLLNDHKNKINKRIYQREPISNLDTIPFPARHLLPEDSIISYSLVEKGKPATSLITSRGCCNACSFCASKTMWGRKVRFRSPDNVIEELKKIIQDYKTCHFRFHDDTMTLNKSRLLELCKKMEPLKIHWRAHTRVDCSDIETLTAMKKAGCDEIGYGIESASQAVLDLNKKNIKVEQAKQAVKTAKEVGLRVRLFFIVGLPGETKDTYKKNIEFIDAVQPDGVDVSTLVPFPGCDIYNNPKDYGIELLTEDYERFVMTLGLRQGEEETDFIYKHPNLSNEELKASRKAMLDYIVKRNMALNK; encoded by the coding sequence ATGAAAGTAGTTCTGATAAATCCTCCGCATCCTTATCTCACTGACCAGAAAAGAAACCAGCCTCTGGGAATAATGTACCTGGCAGCGGTGCTTGAAAAAGAGAATTATGACGTGGCTTTGGTTGACCTGTGCTATGTTGAAGAGACTGACTGGTTAAAAAAAATTCCTGAAGCGGACGTCTACGGCATAAGCGCGACAACCATAGATTATCTTAGGTCTATAAATATTGCCAAAAAAATAAAAGAAGCCCGCAAATGCATAGTAGTGCTTGGTGGCGCTCATGCAACTGCAACGCCAAATACAATTGACACCATATTCGACAAAATAGTTATCGGCGAAGGAGAACTCGCTTTTCTGGATTTATTGAATGATCATAAAAACAAAATCAATAAAAGAATATATCAAAGGGAACCGATAAGCAACCTGGACACGATTCCGTTCCCTGCAAGGCATCTTCTTCCTGAAGATTCAATAATCAGCTACAGCCTCGTAGAAAAAGGAAAGCCTGCAACATCCCTTATCACTTCAAGGGGCTGCTGCAATGCATGCTCGTTTTGCGCAAGCAAAACAATGTGGGGGCGAAAGGTAAGGTTCAGAAGCCCTGACAATGTTATCGAAGAATTAAAAAAGATAATTCAGGACTACAAAACATGCCACTTCAGGTTCCATGACGATACAATGACCCTGAACAAATCAAGACTCTTGGAATTGTGCAAAAAAATGGAGCCACTGAAAATACACTGGCGCGCGCATACCCGCGTAGACTGCTCGGACATTGAAACGCTCACCGCAATGAAAAAGGCAGGCTGTGATGAAATAGGATATGGCATAGAATCTGCGTCGCAGGCTGTTCTTGACCTTAACAAAAAAAATATAAAAGTAGAGCAGGCAAAACAGGCTGTAAAAACTGCCAAGGAAGTTGGCCTAAGAGTGAGATTATTCTTTATTGTCGGCCTGCCGGGCGAAACAAAGGACACATATAAAAAGAACATAGAATTCATTGATGCGGTCCAGCCTGACGGAGTGGATGTTTCTACATTAGTCCCTTTCCCGGGATGCGACATATATAATAATCCGAAAGACTACGGAATAGAACTGTTAACAGAAGATTATGAAAGATTCGTGATGACTCTCGGATTGCGCCAGGGTGAGGAAGAAACCGACTTCATTTACAAGCATCCAAATCTATCAAATGAAGAGCTAAAAGCGAGCAGAAAGGCTATGCTTGATTACATAGTTAAAAGAAATATGGCGCTGAATAAGTAA
- a CDS encoding class I SAM-dependent methyltransferase has protein sequence MPFEAITKEETKKHYNALEEFTNKSDPYYFKRRAEHLLQFLSKMPKSSKILNLGCGDGRFTRLIKDCGFRDIVDADISSSLLKSDTCRKRVLGDAENISFKKEMFDAIIMTDVIEHIENRNRAINELQRVLKKNGELFITYPNSLWVPALNALGKIGIKVDAKDGRIPTKQFEKEIEPYFKISSFTTIIIMSKLPSKILTAFEKIEVNIPKKIINRLGLMHVYIIKKR, from the coding sequence ATGCCGTTTGAAGCTATAACAAAAGAAGAAACAAAAAAGCACTATAACGCTCTTGAAGAATTCACAAACAAATCAGACCCGTATTATTTTAAAAGGCGCGCGGAGCATTTATTGCAGTTCTTAAGCAAAATGCCAAAGTCTTCCAAAATCCTAAATCTTGGCTGTGGAGACGGCAGATTCACTAGGCTCATTAAAGATTGCGGATTCAGAGACATCGTTGATGCAGACATTTCATCATCCCTTTTAAAATCAGATACCTGCCGCAAACGGGTTCTGGGAGATGCTGAAAATATTTCATTCAAAAAAGAGATGTTCGATGCAATAATCATGACTGATGTAATTGAACATATCGAAAACAGGAATAGGGCCATAAACGAACTGCAAAGAGTTCTCAAAAAGAACGGAGAACTATTCATAACTTATCCAAATTCCTTATGGGTGCCTGCACTCAACGCTCTTGGAAAAATCGGGATTAAGGTTGATGCAAAAGACGGCAGGATACCGACAAAACAGTTCGAAAAAGAAATAGAGCCTTATTTCAAAATAAGCTCATTTACAACAATAATTATAATGTCAAAACTCCCTTCCAAAATACTAACCGCTTTTGAAAAAATTGAGGTGAATATTCCGAAAAAAATAATCAACCGTTTAGGGCTTATGCATGTCTATATAATAAAAAAGAGATGA
- a CDS encoding glycosyltransferase family 2 protein — protein sequence MITIIIPTYNEEKTIKKIISGVKQHGAEILVVGAKKSTDNTIQIAKSLGARTLIDNGRGKGAAMRLAIDAAKGDILVFIDADGSHISADIPAIVAPIKSGSADMVIASRMLGGSEELHGTISQFIRMCFSAIITLIINYRFGVRITDSQNGFRAIKKDVAKKLGLKANIFDIETEMTMKCAKNKYRILEVPSKELSRVYGKSGINVLKMGPIYLWRVIINLF from the coding sequence ATGATTACGATAATCATCCCCACATATAACGAAGAAAAAACAATAAAAAAAATAATTTCTGGCGTAAAACAACATGGGGCTGAAATTCTTGTTGTCGGCGCAAAAAAATCAACCGATAATACTATTCAAATAGCAAAATCCCTTGGCGCGAGAACTCTCATTGACAACGGAAGGGGAAAAGGCGCGGCAATGCGACTTGCAATTGACGCGGCAAAGGGCGACATACTCGTTTTTATCGATGCCGACGGCTCGCATATATCTGCAGATATTCCGGCAATAGTGGCTCCGATTAAAAGCGGCTCTGCAGATATGGTAATTGCTTCAAGAATGCTTGGAGGCAGTGAAGAGCTTCACGGAACAATTTCTCAGTTTATCCGGATGTGTTTTTCAGCCATCATAACGCTTATAATCAATTACCGGTTTGGAGTCAGGATAACCGATAGCCAGAACGGCTTTCGGGCAATAAAAAAAGACGTTGCAAAAAAACTCGGACTAAAAGCCAATATTTTTGACATTGAAACTGAAATGACAATGAAATGTGCAAAGAACAAATATCGCATTCTTGAGGTTCCGAGCAAGGAATTGAGCCGTGTTTACGGAAAATCCGGAATAAATGTATTGAAGATGGGGCCCATTTATTTATGGCGTGTTATTATCAATCTTTTTTAA
- a CDS encoding metal-dependent hydrolase translates to MVSTLMHLVWSLTFSKILRIKNVARFLFFGILLDFDFILDFFWKRPIDHRDYFHNIFFIIFLLSALWLWNRKKKDNELMKSAAWALSLHTFLDLFDGVGVPLFFPIWSERILLYPLGQNYIFPLKLIWEGNIYFTVISLVILFIVLHTYKHKNKEMDKSEL, encoded by the coding sequence ATGGTTTCAACACTCATGCATCTCGTATGGTCTCTAACGTTCTCAAAAATACTGCGCATAAAAAATGTTGCGCGCTTTTTATTCTTCGGGATACTTCTTGATTTTGATTTCATACTGGATTTTTTCTGGAAACGGCCGATTGACCACCGCGACTATTTTCATAACATCTTTTTCATAATTTTCCTGCTTTCCGCATTGTGGCTATGGAACCGGAAGAAGAAAGACAATGAACTGATGAAATCAGCAGCTTGGGCGCTTTCTCTTCACACATTCCTTGACTTATTTGACGGTGTCGGAGTTCCTCTTTTCTTCCCGATTTGGTCTGAGCGGATTCTTCTATACCCTCTAGGCCAGAATTACATATTTCCGCTAAAGCTGATTTGGGAGGGAAACATCTATTTTACAGTAATTTCCCTTGTAATATTATTCATAGTACTGCACACGTACAAACATAAAAACAAGGAAATGGACAAATCAGAATTGTGA
- a CDS encoding class I SAM-dependent methyltransferase, with protein sequence MTDKFYLDRMDITMSLISKDKKEILILGDSNKEYVPTKLRERERDEGFLVKTLNLAGDADIISDLNKKIPLKNDSVDCVVAGEVLEHLYGTNFFLEEVHRVLKKDGEFILSIPNVVCFKNRIKVLFGKLPTYCADTDEWIKLADYSGHVKDFNLELIKRLLISKGFKIKVTTTNGIYVRFKKVFPRSLTPTTFGDGLIIKSVK encoded by the coding sequence ATGACTGATAAGTTTTATCTAGATCGGATGGACATAACAATGTCATTAATATCTAAGGATAAAAAAGAGATTCTTATTTTGGGTGATTCAAACAAAGAATATGTGCCAACAAAATTGAGAGAGAGAGAGAGAGACGAAGGCTTTCTAGTTAAAACACTAAATCTTGCCGGAGATGCGGATATTATCAGCGATTTGAATAAAAAAATCCCGTTAAAAAACGACAGCGTGGATTGTGTGGTTGCAGGAGAGGTTTTAGAACATCTGTACGGAACTAACTTTTTCTTGGAAGAGGTCCATAGGGTGCTTAAAAAAGATGGCGAATTTATACTATCTATTCCAAATGTTGTGTGTTTCAAGAATCGTATAAAAGTATTGTTTGGTAAATTACCAACATATTGTGCGGATACAGATGAATGGATAAAATTAGCAGATTATTCGGGCCATGTGAAGGATTTTAACCTTGAATTGATAAAAAGATTGCTTATTTCCAAAGGATTCAAGATAAAAGTAACGACAACAAACGGCATATATGTAAGATTTAAGAAAGTATTTCCCCGCAGTTTAACTCCGACAACATTCGGTGATGGCTTAATCATTAAATCCGTGAAGTAA